A region of the Ctenopharyngodon idella isolate HZGC_01 chromosome 2, HZGC01, whole genome shotgun sequence genome:
ACGTGTGAAACTGTGATTACCTGAAAGGACACGATTAACTAACAATGATAGTTTGAGTGAAAAACCAGTCTAACTTTCAGAACTGGTTCGGCTCAACTACGACGACTGAAGTAAACTGAGAAATGATTTGCAGCTGcttgatttcatttttaaacttcACTCAATGTTTTTTCATATCTTCAGTAAAATAAGAAACCCACGAATGATCACGAGAGAAAACACAAATGACATGATCTTCCTAAAATATTGATTCTTCTGCTGCTTTTTAAGCCTGTTTTCTTTAAGAAATGGAAATCTGTGTAGTTTTTCCATTTGGATCTGCTGTACTGAAATCACACACAATGTTCATTAAAGGAAACTAGTTTAAGCACAAATGAAACACAAAGACAGTTGATGATATAAACTCACCGATGAGACGACATGATCTTACCTTCAATCGTAATTCACATCAAACTACAAGACAGATGATGATGTTTATGAGCTGATCATCATTATCAATGAATCTCAAGAACCTAAAATGGAAAGTGGTTCTGGCAAGGACCTGAAAGAAAACTTCCAAAGCTTCATTAATTCCAttgtaatttctttaatttcttctACACTGTTCCACATAAACAAGCACACTAGAGAGTCAACAAGCTGAACATGTGCTCACGTTTGACTAAAGGCTGAAACACAATGACACAATAATTCACACATGAGACGACATGATCTTACCGGGAATCAGACTGTGGACTGAAGACGCTGCTCATCAGAAGATGATGGTGTTTATGAGCTGCTCAGCGCTCTTTTATAGCCTGAATCACTCCGGAAACATCAAACAAATATGCATTAAACATCATTAACACTTAATGAACACGCAACCGCATCAGCAATCAGCAAACTAAACTTCAAATTAGAAaaccacttttaaaaaaaagagccTCAAGTGTTCTAGAAAGGAAAATGTGTACAGTGATATAATACTCAGATTTTGTTATTCTTTAAGTTTATCAAATTATGATTTTGCAGTGAGagcaaaataaagacaaaatctTACAGCAACTTTTACTACTGAAACAAAATCTCTGCAtctttattttcagtttcattccAGACTCTGATGTTTGTGAAGCTCCACATCGATCCGTCAGTAAACTTTGAGTTAGTTTGATTCTGCTCTGCTTTAATAATGTTCACTACTTTACCTCTGATTCTAATTACTGACACTTGATGAAGTGATAAAGGTGATAATTGGTGAAAACCTAATTGATGTTCAGATATGGTGAACACTAGAGTTTTTCACAGCAGAATAATCAAACACATCTGATCTTAatggtaaataatgacagtaatGAACACTTTCATTAACATGTTGATCATGAACACAAAAGCCACGTGATGCATATATTTCACATATGATGATTTAAAAGATTATAATAGCTGAAATGATAAACAATACagttttaatgcattctttAAAGTTTCAGTCATGAAGGATTGAACTTGAAGCACTTCTACTGAGGATCATAATGGTTTGGTTTCTGCCGTTAGAAAACTCTTCCCTGATTGAGTGGATGTGGGAGATTTTTACTCTGTTTTCAAAAGCTTGTTACTAAGAGATTCAGTAGAGATCGCACATTTCCTCATTTCCCATCAGCATTAATTCATTATGTATGTCACAAACCACCTCTAAAATAACATGAATGTCTACTGTTTCCTACTGAAAGTATCTGCACAATAAATGTGTCTATCTGTGAGTTTTATGCTTATATGGAGTTGAAGCAAGAATTTAATTGTTTGATTTTGGAGCAGATTTTGGTGAACAAAAGTGAGGTGACGGCAGCACTCGGgtcatattaatttcttctccAACTGTAAATCACACACCTGTCATTAATTATCATGTCAATTAAGGACATGAATGTTTGCAGGATCTTCATCTTTTCTAATGTAGTTTGcatctgtcatttactcatcctcacaCTATTACagtctaaacctgtatgactttaatATTGGTGTACCTGATTTTGAGAAATGGCCTGTGTGTTAGCTATTTTTCAGCACTTTCATTGCAGGTTACATTcttatgccagtaggtggcagcaagggACAGTCTTAATGAGTTAGTAAACCTTTAATTCAATGCTGATTCATTCTGTTGAAGTGCCGAATCCTGTGACCCTAGTATTGAGAGCAGGGTTGGGTTTAGTAGTAGGTCAGATTAGCTCAATATATCGCCTACTAGGGTCACATGATTTGGTTGGTCACAGAATTCAGCAGAACACCGGAAAGAAGCAAGGTTGTAAACAAGTACATTTTCTGAACtttgaacaaaaccgacaaaCAACGCTGCACCGGGTAACACTAATCTGATGCTTCATTTCAAAGAGATcaatgcattgactagcgctgATGCCTGTCATGTGAAATCCCCTTAACCAATGAAAGAATACTATGACAAAGATATCACTTTATAGATATGTTTCCCACTTGTGCACTAAATAGATGTATTATAGCAAACATTTTGCTAAAATGCAAAAATTGGTTTCAATTCAACAAAACAGTGCGCATTAGTGTTTAAGCTCAGTTTACAAAAGCAAACAGTTTTAAAGGTTAGACGcccatatatatttattatagaaataaatcaaatcaataagGGCCTTAAATATATCTGGACTTAATTTTGAGctgcaaatgataacttcaGCTGATGACTTTGCCACATTCttcacacataaaataacaaccaTCAGCGGCCAATTCTCCACACCACACACTGACAATAACATCTCAACGGAAAACACACAAATTCTCCCCTCCTTCTCTATGCTCTCTGAGGCAGATGTCTCCAAACTCATCCGTTCCAATCACCCTACTACCTGTCCGCTTGACCCTATCCCCACTCATCTTCTTCAGGCCATCTCCTCCTCAATTGTACCTGCACTCATTCACATGATCAATTCTTCTCTTCACACTGGTATATTTCCCACAGCTTTTAAGCAGGCTAGGATTACACCACTGCTTAAAAAACCCACTCTGAATCCAGCACTTTTAGAAAACTATAGACCGGTATCCCTTCTTCCATTCATTGCGAAGACACTTGAGAGAGTTGTGTTCAACCAACTGTCTACTTATCTCACACAGAACAACCTCCTTGACAACAACCAGTCTGGCTTCAAGAGTGACCACTCAACTGAGACTGCCCTGCTCTCAGTCACTGAAGCCCTGAGACTGGCACAAGCAACTTCACAATCATCAGTACTCATCTTActggatctgtctgctgcttttgacacagttaaccaccagatcctcctgtcaaccctcaggtcgaagggcatctcaggaaccGCACTCCAGTGGTTCGAGTCTTACCTCTCAGGTGGGTCCTTCAGGGTATCTTGGAGAGGTGAGGTGTCCAAGTCGCATCATCTTgctactggggtacctcagggctcagtgcttggaccacttctcttctccatctacatgtcatcaccaggatctgtcattcaggaacatggtttttcctatcactgttatgctgatgacacacaactctacctctcattccaaCCAGATGATCCGACGGTTGCTGGCCGCATCGCAGCCTGCCTGACAGCCATTTCtgcctggatgaaggaccaccgccttcaactcaaccttgcaaaaACGGAACTGCTTGTAGTCAgtgccaacccaacacttcatcataacctttccattcaacttgggtcgtcaaccataactcctttcaggacagccaggaaccttggagtGGTGATGGATGATTGTTTAAGCTTCACAGATCACATCGCTACAACGGcccggtcctgcagatttgctctgtacaacattaggaagattagACCTTTCCTATCGGAGCAttccacacaaattcttgtccaagctcttgttctatccagactggactattgtaatgctctcttggcaggccttccaacatgcactgtcaagcctctacaactgatcctgaatgctgcagcaagactGGTCTTTAACGAACCGAAGAGAACacgtcacacctctcttcatcagtttgcattggcTGCCAGTAGCTGCTCGCATCCAATTCAAGACTCTGATGTTTGCCGACAGAAcatccactggctctgcaccactatacctaaactcactacttcagacttatgcgccctccagaagcttgcgttctgcaagtgaacggcgtCTTGTGGTTCCATCCGaaaggggcacaaaatcactctcacggaccttctcctggtctgttcctggttggtggaatgacctaccacgctctacccgagcagctgagtctctagccattttcaaaaaattgctgaagacatatctttttcgtCATCACTTGGCCCAgtaatatagcacttttttatttatattttacttttcttttttcgatTTTCTATTCTCTCTCCATATATTTgcgtatatatttaaaaaaaacaaaaaacaaaaaaaacaacaaccttgctacgagcactttactgatgaaactgtgacttgacacagcacttacatactgttgtactcatgttgatttgattgcttcttgATTGTTTCAGGACGCTTGGACACTGAAGAAAAGTggagtaaatattgaaatatggCAGTGGAGTCATCAGTATTTGTGTCATGATCTTAGAAGAGAATATGTTTTTGACTTAAATGTGGAAGTCTGAGTTTGTACAAATTGGGATGTAGTTATCAGATTGTATTTATGGTTGTGAGTGAATTGCTTCATAAATTGTGTGTTATCCATTGTAAAACTCTATAAGAAAGGTATATATATGAATACAGTATTGGTTTTGACTGGTTTTCTTTTCCAACATCATAGCATACTCAAACTCCTAATATCATTACAAGCAAATATTCTCAGTTCTCTGTGCAAACATGTTTGATTTATAGGACATTAATCTGTTAAGatttagaaaaaagaaacagacCTTGTTTTTGAATGGTACCATACACatgtaattttattcatttaaaagtatttttactcCTGAACATTAAAGAAAATTCACaaattcacaattctgaacCAATACATTCATGTCCCTGTACTGCCTTTCTCACTGCAGGTAATGTGTTTTCGTGAACGACGCTATTATTTTGCTCTTTTGGGACACATTTGCTCCTGAGGGAAACCATGACCTGAGGCTTGAGCTTGCAGCATGAATCTTTCTAGCGacctgtatttattatgtatgaatgattttaaatgtctttgaaGGGAAGTCATTTGGCTGAAACTCCTTTCACATGGAGCGCAGTGATACGGCTTCACTTCGATGTGAACTTTTTCATGCATTTTCAGGTGTGACACCTGACTAAAAGCTTTTCCACACTGAAGACAGATGAATGGCTTCACACTGGAGTGAGTTTTTAAGTGAAGATTAAAGTTGTGTTTCAGTGTAAAACTCTTCCCGCACTGAGTGCATGTAAACGGTTTTTCTTCAGAGTGAGTTCTCATGTGCATCCCAAGGCTTCCTTTCTGTCTGTAGCTCTTCCCACATTGACTgcatgtgaaaggcttctctccagtgtggattctGATGTGTTCTGTAAGGCTTCCGCTCTGTTTAAACCCTCGTCCACAGTGACTGCATGTGAAAGgtctttctccagtgtgaatccttGTGTGATCCTTCAGGCTTCCTTTacatgtgaaactctttccacacagaCGGCAGGTGCATGATGACCTTTCACCGTTCGTTCTTTGAGTTCTTTTCTGTGACACATTCTGTTTAAGCTTTGAGCGACTAGAAgatttttctatataaaaaGATAGATAATGCCTAAAAATTCGAGACGAGTAGATGGACcaattgttttttcttttgacaaAGGAATTTTAGTTTGGAAAAAATTCTCTTGAGACAATCAAAAATCTTAGGGCTACTGCGGCAACTGAAAGTTAAACACACTGAGAAGTACATTTTTGATCCCCGTTCTTTCAGGGCTGACAATAAATTTTTGCATACATAAATGgaggagggaattaaaccaggCAGCAAACCTTGAGTTAGACCTGTAATGAGGAAATTAACCCAAGAACGATTTGGCCGGTGAAGTGCCGGCTAATCAGTTCGAGGCCTATGACTGACTAGCCAAGTTTTTGGTTGAAACAGGAGATATACATAGCTGCTTTTGCTGAAAAAGATTTATGGTATTTGTAGAAGAGTGAGCCGCTGTAGTTAAGCACAAGATCTGAAATGATGGCAAAATAAGTGTCTAGTTCAGCTCTTCTATCGGAGAAAACTTCGCATACGGTGTCCCTATAAACACCGAAAGCTACATTGAATTCGGCTAGAGACAAACTTTTGGACAGTCTTGGGTCACAATCTTTAAGGACAACAGAAATGTCTCCACAATCAACGATGCGTTTATCGATTGCATTAGTAGAGTAAAGCAAGATTTTGACAAGATTGATATTGTTACCTGAAAAGATCTGATTTCTCAGGTTGTGAGGGATTGCTGCTGCTGGAGAAATGAACGGAGACCCGTTTGGTGGAGCTGGCAGCGCTGAGGCGAGGCTGTGCCTTGGAGATAAATCGATGCACGATGATACGTTATCTGAATGATGATCTGTCGGAGGTGCACTGGATGTCGAAGGAGAAGGGCTGTTCTTTTCCAGAGTTGAGACTCTGTTCTCGAGTTTGCCGATAGAATCCCTGATTTGAAGGAGAACAGAAAGTACGGGATCATTGTCATCCGAAGGGTTGCTGCGGGACCTTTTTGCTGGAGGAGTAGCAGCAGGTGGAGTTGTATGCTTGCGCTTGGCCTTGGCTTTGGCCGGTGCAGGGCTtgatggaggaggaggaggaggaagctgGCTTGGAGCGACTTTGGGAACCGAGAGGAAGAGAGCAAAAAGTTCTTGATGGGATAAACCAGTTTTAGGCGTGATGTTCCGATTGAAGAGGTATTCCAGAATCTTATGTACTGGCCAGTCGTTGATGGAAACCTGGCGTTGCGCCAGACGAACGCTCCGGCGTATAGAGCTGTGGGGAGCTGTCTGGATCGTTTCGGTGGAAGGAGAATTTGGGTTCTCTGTATCAGAATCAGGATCTGGATCGAATGGTTGATCTACCAGAGATAATACCTCATCGACCTCCAGATGAGACATTATTCCAAGTAGGTAGATTGGAGGCAACAAAAGGAAAAATATGATAGGAGTTCTCATATCGTGCTGTGTGCTGATAGCAGCTAGGATATGGTATAAATAAAGCTACGTAAATGAGGAAGTACCTCCGATTAGTTGGTGTCGCAGTACTGAAAGAACCAATCAGCGATTgatagagtttcatgactgaactttaaagggtcatgaaaccccagaACACTTTTTTTGAGCTGTGAACAGATATAGGCTGCACATCATTGAAAACACTAAAGGtactcattaattttatttataatttgaaattagatatttttgcatttttcagagcgatttctgtcttccggtttgaaaAGCAAAGTCGGAGCAACGTCACAAAATCTGACGTCATCGTGTACTACCGGCAAGATCCGGAGTTCTGATTGGCTCCAGTATGGGCTGGTCGAACATGCTGACGTCAGCAGtttctgcatttattcatgcGAAAAAGCACATTCAATCCAATCGCTGCGCTGTAGTATGCATAAGATTATAATTGCGGTATTATGCATGAGGAAGTATCACTTCTCTTGCCTCTTTCTCCTGTCATTCAGAGACATGGGTCGTATAGTTGTGTTTGTTTCCTCAGTGCTACAACACAAATGTGTTTCCCTGCAACGCGATCAGAGCAGGAGTTCGGGTGCATGTGGATTGTTTTTCTGTGATCTACCAgcacaaatggaaaatatgttcgcatgagatcgcattacagcggagaattcaaatgtcacaaaagtgcTGTTCATTCTGCGTTCGGACACGCGAGCC
Encoded here:
- the LOC127498616 gene encoding gastrula zinc finger protein XlCGF49.1-like — translated: MTRSKLKQNVSQKRTQRTNGERSSCTCRLCGKSFTCKGSLKDHTRIHTGERPFTCSHCGRGFKQSGSLTEHIRIHTGEKPFTCSQCGKSYRQKGSLGMHMRTHSEEKPFTCTQCGKSFTLKHNFNLHLKTHSSVKPFICLQCGKAFSQVSHLKMHEKVHIEVKPYHCAPCERSFSQMTSLQRHLKSFIHNKYRSLERFMLQAQASGHGFPQEQMCPKRAK